In one window of Bradyrhizobium sp. AZCC 1721 DNA:
- a CDS encoding metallophosphoesterase family protein, with protein MTKPISERHVTKAAENMLVDPRNGDIEDDAASPGQRSLLAIAGSLLVEISLPKLLFAWTILLLLPAVLLGLAPLLASAWFSTLSEQLAALTEIGAALVLAAIVAAGWIGWRPLLRIAEINFWSLNALAVQPGYAFVREALRHLAELIAGKNFTPAGRARLRSANSVGAGILLSACAAMIAILAWPASRWAGNWSDLLLLHRLAVPTLANAVVLMAGYLAVASLVWGFADASMPQPLDLAMFDAASAEGRIWRVAHLSDIHVIGEQYGFRIESGRAGPRGNGRLNRILARLAAIHASNPLDHVLVTGDMTDAGRASEWALILEALARHPELAARTILLPGNHDVNIVDRTNPARLDLPFSTGKRLRQIRTLSAMAAVQGERVHVVDANGRPAATLQQALALHRDAILAVAEFGGLRRVAALHSLFDDQFPMILPPEPEDGLGIAILNSNAKTHFSFTNALGLVSVEQAHRLEAAIGYFPRARWIVALHHHLAEYPMPVKAFSERIGTALINGSWFVRRLAALGDRAVVMHGHRHIDWIGACGGLKIISAPSPVMGATDAAATYFYIHSLTAGQDGRLGLLPPERVEIAGETAD; from the coding sequence ATGACGAAGCCGATCTCCGAGCGACACGTCACCAAAGCCGCAGAGAACATGCTGGTCGATCCGCGCAACGGCGATATCGAGGATGATGCCGCCAGTCCGGGGCAGCGGTCGCTGCTGGCAATCGCCGGAAGCCTGCTGGTCGAAATCAGTTTGCCGAAGCTCTTGTTCGCCTGGACGATCTTGCTGTTGTTGCCGGCGGTGTTGCTCGGTCTGGCGCCGTTGCTGGCTTCGGCCTGGTTCTCCACCTTGTCGGAACAGCTTGCAGCCCTGACCGAAATCGGCGCGGCGCTGGTGCTGGCTGCGATCGTAGCGGCGGGATGGATCGGATGGCGTCCGCTGCTTCGGATCGCCGAGATCAATTTCTGGTCGCTCAATGCACTCGCGGTACAGCCCGGCTATGCGTTTGTGCGCGAAGCCTTGCGTCATCTGGCTGAGCTGATCGCGGGAAAAAACTTCACTCCTGCCGGCCGGGCGCGCTTGCGCAGCGCCAATTCGGTTGGCGCCGGCATCTTGTTGTCGGCATGCGCGGCGATGATCGCGATACTCGCCTGGCCTGCCTCGCGGTGGGCTGGTAACTGGAGCGATCTGCTCTTGCTGCATCGGCTCGCCGTGCCCACGCTTGCGAATGCCGTCGTACTGATGGCGGGCTATCTGGCGGTCGCATCGCTGGTTTGGGGTTTTGCCGATGCCAGCATGCCCCAACCGCTCGATCTTGCAATGTTCGATGCCGCCTCGGCCGAAGGCCGGATCTGGCGTGTCGCGCATCTGTCGGATATTCATGTGATCGGCGAGCAGTATGGCTTTCGCATCGAAAGCGGACGGGCTGGCCCGCGTGGAAATGGCCGGCTCAATCGAATCCTCGCGCGGCTGGCCGCCATCCATGCCAGCAATCCGCTCGATCACGTTCTGGTCACGGGCGACATGACCGACGCCGGTCGCGCCAGCGAATGGGCGTTAATCCTCGAAGCACTGGCGCGCCACCCGGAGCTTGCCGCGCGCACGATCCTGTTGCCGGGCAATCACGACGTCAACATCGTCGACCGCACCAATCCGGCCAGGCTCGACCTGCCGTTCAGCACCGGCAAGCGGCTGCGGCAAATTCGGACGCTGTCGGCGATGGCGGCCGTGCAAGGTGAACGGGTGCACGTCGTCGATGCCAACGGAAGACCGGCCGCTACGCTGCAACAGGCGCTGGCGCTGCACCGTGACGCGATCTTGGCCGTTGCGGAGTTTGGAGGTTTGCGCCGTGTCGCCGCGCTGCACAGCCTCTTCGACGACCAGTTTCCGATGATCCTGCCGCCGGAACCGGAAGATGGCCTCGGAATAGCCATCCTGAACTCGAATGCAAAGACCCACTTTTCCTTCACCAACGCGCTCGGACTGGTCTCCGTCGAACAGGCGCATCGCCTGGAGGCAGCCATCGGATATTTTCCACGGGCGCGCTGGATCGTCGCATTGCACCACCACCTGGCGGAATATCCCATGCCGGTGAAAGCATTTTCCGAGCGCATCGGAACGGCGCTGATCAACGGCAGTTGGTTCGTCCGCAGATTGGCAGCGCTGGGAGATCGCGCCGTCGTGATGCATGGCCACCGTCATATCGACTGGATCGGCGCATGCGGCGGGCTAAAAATCATCTCCGCTCCGTCGCCGGTGATGGGTGCGACCGACGCTGCGGCGACGTACTTCTATATTCATTCCCTGACGGCCGGCCAGGATGGCCGGCTGGGGCTGTTGCCGCCCGAGCGGGTAGAGATCGCGGGCGAGACAGCCGACTAG
- a CDS encoding AI-2E family transporter, producing MGFGLKTTTGIIAAVLVMAALAQASSVFAPLAAALFIIAIVWPIQKQLQSWMPKLAALAITIIATVAICLGFASLAAWGFGRVGQSLLADLARYQALYAATVNWLDGHGVSVAGLWAEHFNVSWLLRATQYVTGRVNTTLSFWVIALVYVMLGLLEVESIRRNIERLDNRASARVLLDGSEATAAKFRKYLLVRTQMSAVTGLLVGSFAWITGLPFAFEWGVIAFVLNYIPFIGPFVATLFPTLLAMTQFETWPAVLGVFVCLNIIQFAVGSYIEPRVAGNLLSISPVVVLFAIFFWTFLWGLFGTFIGVPITLAILTFCAQHPSSRWIADLLGGSEPEKPGKP from the coding sequence ATGGGCTTCGGGCTAAAGACCACCACAGGAATCATCGCAGCCGTGCTGGTCATGGCGGCGCTGGCTCAGGCGAGCAGCGTGTTCGCGCCGCTTGCGGCGGCATTGTTCATCATTGCGATTGTGTGGCCGATCCAGAAGCAGTTGCAGTCCTGGATGCCAAAACTTGCCGCGCTGGCGATCACCATCATCGCCACCGTGGCAATCTGCCTCGGCTTCGCCTCGCTCGCAGCCTGGGGATTTGGTCGGGTAGGGCAATCACTGCTCGCCGACCTGGCGCGCTACCAGGCCCTTTATGCGGCGACCGTAAATTGGCTGGACGGCCACGGCGTCTCGGTTGCGGGCCTGTGGGCTGAACATTTCAACGTAAGCTGGCTGCTGCGCGCCACGCAATATGTCACCGGACGGGTGAACACGACGCTCAGCTTCTGGGTGATTGCCTTGGTTTACGTCATGCTGGGGCTTCTCGAAGTCGAGAGCATCAGGCGAAACATCGAACGGCTGGATAACCGTGCCTCAGCACGCGTGCTGCTCGACGGCAGCGAAGCGACCGCGGCGAAATTCCGAAAGTACCTTTTGGTGCGGACGCAGATGAGCGCGGTCACCGGCCTGCTGGTCGGCAGCTTCGCCTGGATTACCGGGCTGCCATTCGCGTTCGAATGGGGCGTGATCGCGTTCGTGCTGAACTACATTCCGTTCATCGGCCCGTTTGTCGCGACACTGTTTCCAACCCTGTTGGCGATGACGCAGTTCGAGACCTGGCCGGCGGTGCTCGGCGTATTCGTGTGCCTGAACATCATTCAGTTCGCGGTCGGCAGCTACATCGAGCCGCGGGTGGCCGGCAACCTGTTGTCGATCTCGCCGGTGGTGGTGCTGTTTGCGATCTTCTTCTGGACGTTCCTGTGGGGCCTGTTCGGGACCTTCATCGGCGTGCCCATCACGCTCGCCATACTCACCTTCTGTGCCCAGCATCCGTCGAGCCGTTGGATTGCTGATCTGCTCGGCGGATCGGAGCCGGAGAAACCCGGCAAGCCCTAG